The Pseudonocardia broussonetiae DNA segment AGACCTGCCGCTCCTGGCCGCCCTCGACGAGGGTGAGCGGGCGGGCGCGGTTGACGATGATGTAGTCGCCGTCGGCGACGTCGGTGGGCAGCGCGGGCTGCACGCGGTCCTGCGGGCTCGGGACCATGCCGGCGGCGGCCAGCGCGCCGGCGACGTCACCGGCGAACGTGTGGAGCGTGCGCTCCTGGCCGTCGACCGAGAGCACGACGGCCTTGTCCATGGCCAGCGCGCTCGCCCCGCCGCCGAGGAGGGCGAGCAGGACGGCCAGCACCGTGGCGCGGACGCCGACGCGGGCCGTGCGGGCGCGGCGGGGGGCGGGGAGGGCGGGCGCCGGGGCGGCCTCGGGAGCGACCTCCGGCTCCTCCACCACGACCGCGGCGAACTGCTCGGTGTGCGGCTCGTCGCTCTCGGCCGGGGCCTCGGGAGCGGGCGCCTCGACCCCCGTGAGCGGCCCGGTCAGTCCCTCGTCGATCAGGAGCGGGGCCATCGGCCCGGTGAGCTCCTCGGGGCGCTGGTCGTCCCGGACGACCGTGATCGGGCCGGTCGGGGGCAGCGGCTCGATCTCCGGGATGCCGAGCAGGCGCATCCGGACCGGACGGCCGATGACCGGCGCGTTCTCGATCTCGGGGACGGCCGACGGCTCCGGGAAGACCTCCGCGGTGCCGAACCAGCCGTCGTCGTCGAGGGGGCGCGAGCCGGGGTGCCCGACGGACACCGACTCGGGGGGCACGAACTCGCCCACGCGGGCGAGTGCGGCACGGCGTCGCGCGCGCGCGGATACGTCGACCACACCGATCCTGACCTCGACGGACCCGGGCAGGGGAGGAGTCACCGGCCGCGGTGGTCCGAGGGCGACGTGCTGGGGGAGCGCCTCGGACCACCGCGACCGCTGTGCTGGGGAGCGTTCCCCACCCCGGTTGAGCGATCACGGAACCGTAACGGGCGGTGAGCGAACGGACCGGCTCGCGACACACCGTGAGCGCCGAGTGGCCGCTCCGCTACGCCGAACGAGCGCCGTCTACGCCGGGCGTGCCGCTGGGCGCGGTGGATGGCAGCTCAGCGAACCGGAACACCCGCTCGGCGTTGCGCCGGGCGGCGTCGGCGACGTCCTCGGCTGTGACACTGCGCAGGGCCGCGATCCCGCGCACCGTCCAGGGCAGGCAGAACGGCTCGTTCGCGCGCCCGCGGTGCGGGTGCGGCGTGAGGAAGGGTGCGTCGGTCTCCACGAGGAACCCGTCCTCGGGCACCAGCACCGCCGCCTCCTGCAGGTCGCGGCTGTTCTTGAACGTCACGGGCCCGGCGAAGGACAGCACGTACCCGGCGTCGACGCACTCGCGCGCCATCGCCGCGTCACCGGAGAAGCAGTGGAACACCACCGTCTCCGGGGCGCCCTCCTCGCGCAGCACGCGCAGGACGTCGGCGTGCGCGTCGCGGTCGTGGATCATCAGCGGCTTGGCCAGGCGCTTGGCCAGGTCGATGTGCCAGCGGAACTCGCGCTCCTGGGCGTCGTGCGGGGAGTACTGCCAGTAGTGGTCGAGCCCCGTCTCCCCCACCGCGACGACGCGCGGGTCGCGCGCCAGCGCCTCGATCTCGGCGCGCTCGGCCTCGGAGACGGCGGCGGTCCGCGTGGGGTGCAGCGCCACGGCGGCGGCGACGCGCTCGTCCCAGTGGGCGGCGCGGACGGCGAACCGGGCGCCGTCGAGGTCGTCGGCGATCGTCACCGCGCGCGTGACGTTCACGGCCTCGGCGCGGTCCATCGCCGCCCGCACGTCCTCGGCCGTGACGCAGCCGCAGGCGTCGAGGTGGGTGTGGGAGTCGACGGTCGGGACGCCGAGCGGCTCGGGCGGCTCCGGCGCCGCCCGCCGCCCGTGCCCGCTCAAAGTTGCGCCTCCGGCGCCCGTGAGTGGTTATCGGTGCTGGAGCACTCGTATCCACTCACGGGTGGACGATCGGGGCCCACTCCGGCCCGATCTCGCCCAGCTCCGGGTCGAGCTTCGCGAACAGCGGGCTCGGCTTGCCCAGCGGCCGGCCGATCTCGATCGGCGTGCTGCCCCAGCGCGCCTGCTCGCTCGCGTAGTCGCCGGTGAGCACCGGGTACGCCGGGCCCTCGCCGAGCTCCTCGACCTCCCGCACCTCCGGCTGCGCCGCCCACACCCCGCTGCCGCCCAGCGCCTCGTGCACCTGCTGCGCGGAGTGCGGCAGGAACGGCGTGAGCAGCGTGTTGGCGTCCTGCACGACCTGCAGCGCGGTGTGCAGGATCGTGTCGCGCCGGTCGGGGTCGTCCTTGCGCTTCCAGGGCTCCTGGTCGCTCAGGTACCGGTTGGCCAGCGTGACGATCCGCATCGCCTCGCCCGAGGCCTGCTTGAACCGGTTGCGCGCGAGCAGCCCGCCGACGGTGTCGAAGCCGGCCCGCGCCGCGGCGAGCAGCTCGGCGTCGGCGTCGGTCGGGGCCGTCGGCTTCGGGATCGCGCCGACGTTCTTGTGCGCCATGGAGATGGAGCGGTTGACGAGGTTGCCCCACTCGTTGGCCAGCTCGAAGTTGGTGCGGCGCACGAACTCGTCCCAGGTGAAGTCGGTGTCCTGGTTCTCCGGCCCGGCGACGGCGATGAAGTAGCGCAGCGCGTCGGGCCCGAACTGCTTCAGGAAGTCCGTCACGTAGATGACGGTGCCGCGGCTGGTGGAGAACTTCGAGCCGCTCATCGTCAGGAACTCCGACGACACGACCTCGCTGGGCAGGTTCAGCGTGCCGAAGGCGCCCGGCGAGCCGCCCCGGTCGCCCGCCCCGTTCTGGCCGAGCAGCAGCGCCGGCCAGATGATGGAGTGGAAGACGATGTTGTCCTTGCCCATGAAGTAGTAGGCCTCGGCCGACGGGTCGGTCCACCACTTCTTCCAGGCGTCGGGGTCGGGCCCGCGGCGCGCCCACTCCACCGAGGCCGACAGGTACCCGATCACGGCGTCGAACCAGACGTAGAGCCGCTTCATCCCGTTCTCGCGCCAGCCGTCGAGCGGCACCGGGACGCCCCAGTCCAGGTCGCGGGTGATCGCGCGCGGCTTGAGGTCGTTGGCGAGGTTCGTCGCGAACTTGAGGACGTTGGGACGCCAGTCGGTGCGCGTGGACAGCCACGAGCCCAGCGAGTCGGCGAACGCCGGCAGGTCGAGGAAGAAGTGCTCGGTCTCGACGAACAGCGGCGTCTCACCGTTGATCTTCGACCGCGGGTTCTTGAGGTCGGCCGGGTCGAGCTGGTTGCCGCAGTTGTCGCACTGGTCGCCGCGCGCGTGCTCGTAGCCGCAGATCGGGCAGGTGCCCTCGACGTAGCGGTCGGGCAGCGTGCGGCCGGTCGACGGGCTGATCGCGCCCATCGCCGACCTCGTGAACACGTAGCCGTTCTTGTGCAGCGCCAGGAACAGGTCCTGCACGACCTCGTAGTGGGTGCTCGTGGTGGTGCGGGTGAACAGGTCGTAGGACAGGCCCAGTCCCTGCAGGTCGTCGACGATCACACGGTTGTACTTGTCGGCGAGCTGGCGCGGCGTGAGCCCCTCGGCGTCGGCCTGCACCTGGATCGGCGTGCCGTGCTCGTCGGTGCCGCTGACCATCAGCACGTCGTCGCCGACCATCCGCCGGTAGCGCGAGAACACGTCGGAGGGCACACCGAAGCCGGAGACGTGACCGATGTGCCGCGGGCCGTTGGCGTACGGCCAGGCCACGGCGGTCAGCACGGAGGAACTCATGGTGACCAGCGTATGCCGCCCCGCGTTCGCGCCCCCGCGAGGTCGGGCACTCGCGCGCCCGGCACCGGACTGCTCGGCCCGGAACTCCTCGGCCCGGCCCGTCGATCCCCTCGCCCGCCGTTCGCCTTACTGGGGCCATCCAGCGAGGAGGACCCCGTGGAGTACGTGATGCTGATCTTCCAGGGCTCGACGCCGCTGCCCGGCTCCGCGGAGTGGGCGGCGCTGTCCGAGGACGAGCAGAAGCAGGTCCACGCCGACGACGAGGCGCTCAACCGGACGCCGGGCGTCACGCCCGGGCCGCCCTTCCTCGAGCGCCGGCTGACCGAGCTGGCCGCGCCGGACTGACGGCCGCACGTCCGGCGACCCCGACACGGTCGCAACGAGACCCCGACTCGCGGGCTTTCCGGGGGAACCCCCGCGAGTCGGGGTCTCGTGGTGCGCGAGTCGGGCTCAGAGGATGAAGAGCATCTCCTGGTAGGTGGGCAGCGGCCACAGGTCGTCGGCCACCACGCCCTCCAGCACGTCGGCCGCGGCGCGCACCGCCGCCATCGCCGGCAGGAGCTCGTCGCGGGCGTGCTCGGCCTCCCCGAGCGCGGTCTCGGCAGGCTCGGTGGTCAGGGCCGCCCGCAGCGCGCCCAGCGCGGTGCGCAGGTCGGTGACCGTGCCCGTCAGCTCCGCCAGGGGCGCCGCGTCGGCGTCGATCCCGGCCGACTTCAGCGCGCCCAGGTTCACCGCCGCCTCCGTCTGGTGGCGGACCGCCGCCGGCAGGACCGACGTCGAGCCGAGCTCGAGGGTCAGGCGGGCCTCGACGCCGATCGTCAGCGCGTACTGCTCCAGGCCGACCTCGTAGCGGCTGTGCATCTCCCGGTGGTTGAACACGCCGTACTTCTCGAACAGCTCCATCGCCGGCTCCGAGATCAGCTCGGGCAGCGCGTCGAGCGTGGTGCGCAGGTTCGGCAGCCCCCGCTCCGCCGCCTCGACCTGCCACTTGTCGGAGTAGCCGTCGCCGTTGAACACCACGGCGCCGTGCGTCGCGATGATCTCGGTGAGCAGGTCCTGCACGGCGGTGTCGAAGTCGGTGCCCGCCGCGACGGCCGTCTCCAGCTCGGTGGCGCAGTGGTCCAGCGCCTCGGCCATGATCGTGTTGATCGTGACCATCGGGACGGCGACGGTCTGCAGCGAGCCCGGCGCGCGGAACTCGAACCGGTTGCCGGTGAAGGCGAACGGGCTGGTGCGGTTGCGGTCGCCCGGGTCGGTGGGCAGGACCGGCAGCGTGTCGACGCCGATCACCATCGACCCCCGGCTCTTCGACGACGTCGCGCGGCCCTTCGCGATCTGCTCGAACACGTCGGCGAGCTGGTCGCCCAGGAAGATCGAGATGATGGCCGGGGGCGCCTCGTTGGCGCCGAGGCGGTGGTCGTTCGTCGCCGACGCCACCGACGCCCGCAGCAGGCCCGCGTAGCGGTGCACGGCGCGGATGACCGCGGCGCAGAACACCAGGAACTGCGCGTTCTCGTGCGGGGTGTCGCCGGGCACGAGAAGGCTGCCGAGCTCGGCGTTGCCCAGGGAGAAGTTGACGTGCTTGCCCGAGCCGTTGACGCCCTCGAACGGCTTCTCGTGGAACAGGCACTCCATGCCGTGCTTCTTCGCGATCGTCTTGAGCGTGGTCATCAGCAGCTGCTGGTGGTCGGCCGCGACGTTGGCGCGCTCGAACATCGGCGCGATCTCGAACTGCCCGGGCGCGACCTCGTTGTGCCGCGTCTTCGCCGGGATGCCGAGCTTGAACAGCTCCCGCTCGGTGTCCATCATGAAGCCGAGGACGCGCTCGGGGATGGCGCCGAAGTAGTGGTCGTCGAACTCCTGGCCCTTGGGCGGCTTCGCGCCGAACAGCGTCCGGCCGGCGTTGAGCAGGTCGGGCCGGGCGAGGAAGAAGTGCCGGTCGACGAGGAAGTACTCCTGCTCGGGCCCGCAGAACGACACGATGTGGCCCGGGTCGGTGTGCCCGAACAGCGTCAGCACCCGCTCGGCCTGCGCGCCCATCGCCTGCTGCGAGCGCAGCAGCGGGGTCTTGTGGTCCAGCGCCTCGCCGGTCATCGACACGAACACCGTCGGGATGCACAGCGTGTTGCCGCTGGGGTTCTCCAGCACGTAGGCGGGGCTCGTGACGTCCCAGCCGGTGTAGCCGCGGGCCTCGAAGGTGTTGCGCAGCCCGCCGCTGGGGAAGCTCGACGCGTCCGGCTCGCCCTGGATCAGCGTCTTCCCGGCGAACTCGGCGAGCGCCGAGCCGTCGGAGACGGGTTCGAGGAAGCTGTCGTGCTTCTCCGCGGTGAGCCCGGTCAGCGGGTAGAACACGTGCGCGTAGTGGGTGGCGCCCTTCTCCAGGGCCCAGTCCTTCATGGCGGACGCGACGGCATCGGCGACGAGCGGGTCGAGCGCGACCCCCCGCTCGATGGTCGCCATCACCGACTTGAACACCGACTTCGGCAGCCGCTTCTGCATCACGGCCTTATTGAAGACGTTCTCGCCGAAGACCTCGCCCGGCGCCTCGGCCCCGGCCCACCCGATCGTCGGGGGGACGTGCGCCTCCACGGCCGAGATCGCCTGCAGACGAACGGTGTTGCCACTCATGTTCCGACCTCTCGCCAGCACTGCGCACGCGCCGGGTGGACCACCCGACCGGGTGACGCTACGAAGGCGGCGTGCCGGGGGTGTTTCGGTCCGGTGACGCTGTGGCGCTCCGTGTGACATCCCGGTGCCGTTCTCCGGACGGGCCGGGGCGGCGCCCGTTCCGGTCCTACGCTCGGGCCCGTGTCGTCACCCCCGCGGCCGTCCCCCGAGCGTCGCATCCACCTGGGTCGGATGGTGACGACGCGGGCCGACCTGCTGCGGCGCACCGGGGTCCCGCACTCCACCGGCGACGCCTGGTACCGCGACCGCGACCGCAACGGCCACCCGCCGCCGGTCGCCGCCGTCGGGCGCCGCCTCTACTTCGACGAGGCCCTGCTGCTGGCCTGGGTCCGCACCCAGCTGCACCCCGGGCCGCCGCCGGACCGGGTCGTGCGCAACGGCCGCTCGCTCGTCTCGCGCGCCGAGCTCGCCCGCCTGTCGGGGCTGTCGGAGTCGGTCCTGGCCGACCTCTACGCCCGGCGCGCCACCACCCGCCACCCCGCCGCGGTGCACCGCGACCGGCGCCACCTCTACTTCGACGAGACCGAGTCGCTCGCCTGGTGCTCGTCCCGCGCCGCTCCCCGCGCACCGGCCCCGCGGGCGCGGCCGGCGACCTGAGGCACCGCGGGAGCCACCACCCGCGGCTCCCCCGCCCGCACCACCACGACCCCGGCCAGGATCAGCGCCCCGCCGACGAGCTGGACGCCCGACGGGCTCTGCGCCAGCAGCACCCACGCGAAGCCCAGCGCGGCGAGCACCTCCCCCAGCGCCACGAACGACGCCAGCCGGGAGCCCAGGACGCGGATCGCGGCGATGCCGCTGACGTAGGCGAGCGCCGCGGTGACGAGCCCGAGCGCGAGCACCGGCACCCACCACGCGACGACGAACCCGTCGAACGCCACCGGCGCGTCCGACACCGCGAACGGCACGACGCCCACCGCGCCGGCCAGCAGCAGCCCCAGCCCCCCGACGAGCAGGCCGCCCGCGGCCAGCACGACGGCGGGGAGCCCGTCGGTGTCGCGCGAGGAGAGCACGAAGTACGACGCCGCGCCGAGCATCGCCCCGAGCGCCCACAGCACGCCGACCACGCTCACGTCGGCGCCCGACAGCACGTCGAGCACCAGGACCAGTCCGGCGGCGCCGAGCACGGCACCCAGCGCGGTGAGGCGGCCGGGCCGCTGCGCGCGGCGCGCCCACAGCCACAGCACGACGGCGACGGGGGCGGTGTACTCGATGAGCAGCGCCACCCCGACCTCCATGTGCGCCACCGCGTTGAAGTACGCGAGCTGGCAGCCGGCCACGGCGAGCAGCCCGAACGCCCCGACGAGCGGGAGGTGGCGGCGCAGCAGGCCCCACCGCCCGCGCAGCGCCACCGCCGCGACCGGCAGGAGCACGACCGCCGCCAGCAGCACCCGGACCGCCACGGCCGCGGCCGCCGACCACCCGGCGTCCATCAGGCCGCGGGCCAGTGACCCGGACAGCCCGAAGGACGCCGCCGACACCACGGCCAGCCCGAACCCCGACGTCAACCGGGCGCCGTCATGTGTCATCACACTCATGAGTCATGACGCTAGACAGCGGGGCATAAGGTGTCAACGTGGTGTTCAACCATGACACGGACATGTCGCTGCTGGCCGCGGCCGTGCTCGCGAACTCCGCGCTGGAGCCCGACACGCTGACGACGGTCGCGGAGCTCGACGCGTTCTACGCCGACATCGGCTACACCGGTGCCCACGCCCGTGACGCCGCCGAGCTCGCCGCCGTCCGGGACCTGCGCGGGCCGCTGCGCGAGCTGCTCACCAGCGACCGCGACACCGCGGTGCGGATCGTCAACCGGATGCTCGCCGAGCACGAGGTCCGGCCCCGGCTCCTGCGCCACGACGGCTGGGACTACCACCTGCACCCCACCGACCCCGACGCCCCGCTGGCCGACCGGATCGCCGTGGAGACGGCCATGGCGATGATCGACGTGATCCGCGCCGACGAGATGGGCCGCCTGTCGATCTGCGCCGACGACACCTGCGGCGGCGTGGTCGTCGACCTCTCCCGCAACCGCTCCCGCCGCTTCTGCAGCACCGCCTGCGGCAACCGCATGGCGGCCGCGGCCTACCGCGCCCGCCGCTCGGGCTAGCCCGGCGCCCGGTCCGGGTCGAGCGCGGTGCCGATCAGGGACAGTCGGGTCGTTCCGGCAGGCGCCAGCCGCGCTCGCCGGCCAGGTCCAGCGCCTCCCGCGGGCCCCACGACCCCTGCGCGTAGGGGCGCGCGGGCGGCGGGTCGGCGAGCACCGGGTCGCACAGCTCCCACAGCCGCTCCACCTCGCGGGTGCTGGTGAACAGCGTGTGGTCGCCCGCGATCGCGTCGAGCAGCAGCTTCTCGTAGGCCTCCAGCGAGTTCTCGCCGCCGAAGGACAGCTGCAGGCTGTGGTGCTCCAGCGCGAGCTCGGGCCCGGGCTTCTTCGCGCGGATGTCGAGGGTGATCCGCGGCTCGTCGGTCAGCTCCAGCACCAGCTCGTTGGGGGCGCCGTCGGCCTCGCCGGGGAACATCGCGAGCGGCGGCTCGCGGAAGCCGAGCGTGATCGTCCGGCGGGTGGCGCCCAGGCACTTGCCCGTCCGCAGCAGGAACGGCACGCCCTTCCAGCGCCAGTTGTCGACGAAGGTCTCGATCGCGACGAACGTCTCCACGGTCGACGCGTCGTCAACGCCGTCCTCGTCGCGGTAGCCCTCGTACTGGCCGAACACGACGCGGCCGGGGTCGAGCGGGCGGACCGCGCGGAAGACCTTGGCCTTCTCCTCGTGCAGCGAGTCGGCGTCGAGCACGACCGGCGGCTCCAGCGCGACGAAGCCCAGCAGCTGGAACAGGTGGGTGGAGATCATGTCGCGGAAGGTCCCCGTCGACTCCATGAACGACGCCCGGCCCTCGATCCCGATCTCCTCGGGCACGTCGATCTGCACGTAGGCGATGTGATCGGCGTTCCAGACCGGCTCCATCAGCCCGTTGCCGAACCGCAGCGCGAGGATGTTCTGCACCGCCTCCTTGCCCAGGAAGTGGTCGATCCGGAACACGTCGTCCTCGGCGAACGTCCCCAGCACCGCCCTGTTGAGCGAGCGCGCCGAGTCGAGGTCGCTGCCGAACGGCTTCTCCAGGACCAGGTGGGCGCGCTCGGCCAAGCCCGTGGAGTCGAGCATCGCGATCATCGGCTCCATCGCCGACGGCG contains these protein-coding regions:
- a CDS encoding TatD family hydrolase codes for the protein MSGHGRRAAPEPPEPLGVPTVDSHTHLDACGCVTAEDVRAAMDRAEAVNVTRAVTIADDLDGARFAVRAAHWDERVAAAVALHPTRTAAVSEAERAEIEALARDPRVVAVGETGLDHYWQYSPHDAQEREFRWHIDLAKRLAKPLMIHDRDAHADVLRVLREEGAPETVVFHCFSGDAAMARECVDAGYVLSFAGPVTFKNSRDLQEAAVLVPEDGFLVETDAPFLTPHPHRGRANEPFCLPWTVRGIAALRSVTAEDVADAARRNAERVFRFAELPSTAPSGTPGVDGARSA
- the metG gene encoding methionine--tRNA ligase; this encodes MSSSVLTAVAWPYANGPRHIGHVSGFGVPSDVFSRYRRMVGDDVLMVSGTDEHGTPIQVQADAEGLTPRQLADKYNRVIVDDLQGLGLSYDLFTRTTTSTHYEVVQDLFLALHKNGYVFTRSAMGAISPSTGRTLPDRYVEGTCPICGYEHARGDQCDNCGNQLDPADLKNPRSKINGETPLFVETEHFFLDLPAFADSLGSWLSTRTDWRPNVLKFATNLANDLKPRAITRDLDWGVPVPLDGWRENGMKRLYVWFDAVIGYLSASVEWARRGPDPDAWKKWWTDPSAEAYYFMGKDNIVFHSIIWPALLLGQNGAGDRGGSPGAFGTLNLPSEVVSSEFLTMSGSKFSTSRGTVIYVTDFLKQFGPDALRYFIAVAGPENQDTDFTWDEFVRRTNFELANEWGNLVNRSISMAHKNVGAIPKPTAPTDADAELLAAARAGFDTVGGLLARNRFKQASGEAMRIVTLANRYLSDQEPWKRKDDPDRRDTILHTALQVVQDANTLLTPFLPHSAQQVHEALGGSGVWAAQPEVREVEELGEGPAYPVLTGDYASEQARWGSTPIEIGRPLGKPSPLFAKLDPELGEIGPEWAPIVHP
- a CDS encoding glutamine synthetase III; translated protein: MSGNTVRLQAISAVEAHVPPTIGWAGAEAPGEVFGENVFNKAVMQKRLPKSVFKSVMATIERGVALDPLVADAVASAMKDWALEKGATHYAHVFYPLTGLTAEKHDSFLEPVSDGSALAEFAGKTLIQGEPDASSFPSGGLRNTFEARGYTGWDVTSPAYVLENPSGNTLCIPTVFVSMTGEALDHKTPLLRSQQAMGAQAERVLTLFGHTDPGHIVSFCGPEQEYFLVDRHFFLARPDLLNAGRTLFGAKPPKGQEFDDHYFGAIPERVLGFMMDTERELFKLGIPAKTRHNEVAPGQFEIAPMFERANVAADHQQLLMTTLKTIAKKHGMECLFHEKPFEGVNGSGKHVNFSLGNAELGSLLVPGDTPHENAQFLVFCAAVIRAVHRYAGLLRASVASATNDHRLGANEAPPAIISIFLGDQLADVFEQIAKGRATSSKSRGSMVIGVDTLPVLPTDPGDRNRTSPFAFTGNRFEFRAPGSLQTVAVPMVTINTIMAEALDHCATELETAVAAGTDFDTAVQDLLTEIIATHGAVVFNGDGYSDKWQVEAAERGLPNLRTTLDALPELISEPAMELFEKYGVFNHREMHSRYEVGLEQYALTIGVEARLTLELGSTSVLPAAVRHQTEAAVNLGALKSAGIDADAAPLAELTGTVTDLRTALGALRAALTTEPAETALGEAEHARDELLPAMAAVRAAADVLEGVVADDLWPLPTYQEMLFIL
- a CDS encoding EamA family transporter, whose protein sequence is MSVMTHDGARLTSGFGLAVVSAASFGLSGSLARGLMDAGWSAAAAVAVRVLLAAVVLLPVAAVALRGRWGLLRRHLPLVGAFGLLAVAGCQLAYFNAVAHMEVGVALLIEYTAPVAVVLWLWARRAQRPGRLTALGAVLGAAGLVLVLDVLSGADVSVVGVLWALGAMLGAASYFVLSSRDTDGLPAVVLAAGGLLVGGLGLLLAGAVGVVPFAVSDAPVAFDGFVVAWWVPVLALGLVTAALAYVSGIAAIRVLGSRLASFVALGEVLAALGFAWVLLAQSPSGVQLVGGALILAGVVVVRAGEPRVVAPAVPQVAGRARGAGARGAARDEHQASDSVSSK
- a CDS encoding CGNR zinc finger domain-containing protein, encoding MVFNHDTDMSLLAAAVLANSALEPDTLTTVAELDAFYADIGYTGAHARDAAELAAVRDLRGPLRELLTSDRDTAVRIVNRMLAEHEVRPRLLRHDGWDYHLHPTDPDAPLADRIAVETAMAMIDVIRADEMGRLSICADDTCGGVVVDLSRNRSRRFCSTACGNRMAAAAYRARRSG
- the zwf gene encoding glucose-6-phosphate dehydrogenase, whose product is MTSPHVLVLFGASGDLAKRKLFPGLFRLHTAGLLPDVRIIGTGRHSPGTDEEFRASVEPEGAGEKWAEFASGIRFVVSSADDGDDLAAAVADAEEELGDGVRRLLYLSVPPSAMEPMIAMLDSTGLAERAHLVLEKPFGSDLDSARSLNRAVLGTFAEDDVFRIDHFLGKEAVQNILALRFGNGLMEPVWNADHIAYVQIDVPEEIGIEGRASFMESTGTFRDMISTHLFQLLGFVALEPPVVLDADSLHEEKAKVFRAVRPLDPGRVVFGQYEGYRDEDGVDDASTVETFVAIETFVDNWRWKGVPFLLRTGKCLGATRRTITLGFREPPLAMFPGEADGAPNELVLELTDEPRITLDIRAKKPGPELALEHHSLQLSFGGENSLEAYEKLLLDAIAGDHTLFTSTREVERLWELCDPVLADPPPARPYAQGSWGPREALDLAGERGWRLPERPDCP